The DNA sequence AGAGAAAAGTGTATCGATGGATTAATGAGACTGACCAACGGGAGGTTGACACCGCCGCAGTGAATCCAAGCTATGCAAGACGAGGCGAATGGAAGACCATGGTTGCCGACGTCCTGGAGGATGTGGCACAGCGGTGAGGTGAGACAGAGTTAAAGCACAAGCGGAAAAAGAAAGTTTTAAGTGGTTGTGTTGATGGAAAGGTTGACGTGCATGAcacaggtgaaggtggaggggagaagagatagGGCAAGACGAAGGCTGAAGTGGAGAGATGGAATCGAAACAGACATAAGACATCAGTGCCTGCAGAAGGAAGATGCACGaaaatctttcaagaggaaggtcgCAGGACACTTCTCCAACTCTGGTTAATCCTTAAAGCTCCTTGTTCTTTTGGGAATGACGCCTGAATGGGTCtatttctatataaatcttgttgctcttggccagtaaccctcttacataaaaataaataaataaaaatagataaataaaataaataaataaataaataaataaataaaacaaataaaaataaaatgtcagaAGTTATTTGCGACAACATACAAGAGCGATCTATCCCACCAGAAATCAACAAGGCCAACAagaggataatgatgacgaaGACACAGGTGAAGTGCGCGTCTCacctgaggaggaagaaagggccATCCTGCATGAGTACCGTGGTGAGGATGGCCAGGATGTCCATGTCGAGGTACATGATGAGGTTGTAGGAGCAGGTGGTCTTGGTGCCCCGCCTCATGCGCGACCCCGTGGCGAGGTCTGAGCCCAACATGGTGATCTCCTGTGGCGGTGGGTAGTTGATGGAGGGCCGCAGCTTTGGGGAGTGTGTGGCGCTCAGCACGAGGGTGAACTGCAGCAGCGACCACGACCAGATGGCTaggtggaggtggggggggagggggtgatgtaACAGTATTCGTGATAAAAGTACtgctaaaagaaataaatacaaaaagtaaatTACGTAAATGAaatgatatagaaataaaataaaacaagagccTTTATGATATAATtactggaaaaaagaaataaaaaataaaataagatagaaataaaatgaaatagaacggaataaacaaaataatataaacagataaataaatgaatagattaataaaaaaaatagataaaataatgttTAACTATCATATTGTCACTGACTTCGCTTCTCTGGGTAGGATGAAAAAGCTATTTACATGATACTAAATCCCAAATTTtgcttgattattattattgcgtcTAATCCTGACGCAAGCCTGAAATGCTGTGATGTGAAGCCAGTCAATGTTGTCAGTCAGGATGCAGTGGCTTTCCTGCAGGAGGGACCCTGCACCAACAAACGAATGGGGAAAGCCAGACACGTCACACAGCCTGCCCGGAGAACCTGCGTGAGCTTACCTAGAGTGGCGTAGATCAGCTCCACGTTTCTGGTGACGGCGTCCTCCTGGAAGCACTCGAACAGCTCGATGACGTCAGCAGCCATGGCGAGGTAAGCCAGCAAGAGGCGAGATAACTGTTCTCGCGTCAGCTTGCCTGCAGggaactcttgcattagggagtggacaaaatagtgatgaaagattgaggatactggttgactcttacaTTAGGGAGGTAGACTAAGGAACATTACAAAAGCTTAAATAGAAGGAGAAAATTATGCACTATGAATCTTACGAGCAAGGACAAAATTTTGGACAATGAACCTTACAAACAAGAGAATAATGTCTGACTGGCGTAAGACTCTCCTAGTTACTGTTCATTAAGCACCTTAATATCTTGACTGCTAATGACATGCCTTCATTTGAGTGAATCTaaacatctttatttatttgaacAAAACCTTATTCATTCGAGGAAATTACGTAAACATAAATAAGACTACATGTGCTACCAAAGCCCTTGTATACATTCAATTACTTCCTTTGCTGTGATGTTTATCTTTCAAAATCATAGTCTAAATATGCACACGACCATGCACACGACCATcttattaaccctttcagtgctatGTGACGTGTTTCCTTAACCACAAACCACCCAGGCATTTCTTACGGTTCTGCAGCCGCCTCTGGTCATCACACTGGCTAAACACTTCATAATCTATTCTTTtcgttccctttcctttcttacatgTGCTCTGAAAGATTTGATACAGCTCCTCTAGTGTTGTGCATTGTTacttatcgcagtgaaaggattaagctGCGGAGTACATAGTCaaagcagtcaaagggttaaggctGTGTAGTATTGTTTATGTATGGAATGACTCGtatattattctatttactGTGCAGACACCTCACCTTTGGGCAGCAGCCAGCGACCCATCAAGAGGATCACCAGCAACACCTGCTCCagcaccttcacctcctgctgGATGTACGAGACGGGCTGAGAGCCTATGCACGGCTTCTGTAACATGTCAcgcactgtcaccaccaccaccaccaccaccaccacaaccaccagctcCTTGTCTTGTGTTAATTTCAGTGGGATTTagctcactccctcctccatccccccatccccccccccaaaaaaaaaaaaaatagttcaatAAGTAAATATGTTTAATTCCTGGCTACTCACATCTGCCTCTGAGAATGAAGTCTTCATTTCAAGGGTTGAGTTGACTCTGAGATCGTTTAGTCCAAGTTCCAGGAGCCAGATGGGCGGAACCACAGATACCAAGTAGAGGAACACTGATGGACAGAACCTGGGGGGGGTGCATGGGGAGACCAAGACAAGAAGGTTTAAAAAGTGACACTTATTGCAGCCTCATGTCACCACTCATTAGGCTAGACCACTGGTTCTCAAACTTTGTACACCTTGGACTTTGCCAGTGCACCAAACCTGTAGTAAATGTAATGTAAACTTCCTAAAAAGGTATAAATTAAAAATACAGACCCGTCCAGGTAAATTTGGTGGCGCACTTTGGTGATAATCGCGGCGCACAGTTTGCGGATCACTGGTCTAAAGTAACGGAAGCTTATTACACTCATTATTTACCTGTGTGGTTCTTTACAATTAATCTCACCAGACGTATCATGTAGTTTAGCTTCAGTTTGTCCCCTAAACACTTCTAGGTTAAAAGTGTCttcctgtgctctctctctctctctctctctctctctctctctctgtcttgaaGCGTTTTCATTTGCATaattgatattcttttttcggCAGCTCACGTAcataatggaagagagagagagagagagagagagagagagagagagagagagagagagagagaggccccgTGTATGTGCAGTGTAAGTGcgcaaatcacacacacacacacacacacacacacacacacactctctctcatggccttgaaggaggaggaaaagtcatATGAGAGCAGACGAGAGACAACCTGAAGCACCGTACCATTTCATCTCCTCCCCGTTCCTGGCACAGATGGATACAATGCCCTCGAAGCCCTGCAGCATGAGGGGCGCCACCAGGTACCAGTAGGCTGCCTGTCCCTTCTTCAGGTCCACTAGCTTCCACACGGCGATGAAGGCGTGGGTGGCGAAGAGGACTCGGGTCACCACCGCCTTCAGGATGGTCACGAAAGTTTTCATTGTGTCATGGGAGTCTGTGGGAGTCTAATCTTTATCCGGAAATATTCTTTGATGTAAACGATTAGCAGgtgattttcttccttgtcaGTCTTATACCACTGACTTTTTAAACCTTAGTATTACTGCTTTTCACTCCTTGTAGATGCAGGAGGTGGTCAGTTCTTGCGTCAAGTGTCAGTGAATCTTCTTCCCCTATAATGATGTAAACAATGAACAGATGATTTTCTATCCATTCAGCcttatataattgtttttttttttctatcttcaatTTAGTATAACTGCTTTCCACTCCTTATAGATAGATGCAAGAGGTGGTCAGTTCTCCTTGCGTCGTGTCAGTGAATTTTCTTCCCGAAATAAACTAATGATGCAAACAATTATCAGCTTTCTTATTAAGTCTTACATCACTGACTTTTAAATCTTAATACTAATGCTTTCCACTTTTTTCTGAATATAAGAGGTGGTCAGTTTTCCTTTAGTTCCACCATCTATTGTTTCCTAAACTAGTCCTCACTCGTGCCCCGCCACACGTGAAACCGGCCACccactggttctctctctctctctctctctttctctgcagaCAAACGGGGAAAGGAATACCGAGGCaaggcaggggaaggggaaggttgTGAAGGGtagcgggaggggagggataaCTGCGGTAAGACACGATGGCGCAGAAGCGAGTGGCACTACCCAAACATGCACGCCAGCTGTTTACACAACCCACCCCAGttaccttttccctctctctgcaTGGAGTGATGGTTTCCTTTCCCTGTTTGAGTGATAGGAATAAGTTGCAAATTTTTCACCGTCATCAGTCacatttcaaaaacacaaaataccaGTTTCCTTTTGGCCTCTTTATGTAGTAAGCCTTGGGACAAAACAAGCACTTAACATCAAATTTGACATTACGTTACTTATATTCtgaacataaaagaataataaaatttcTCAACCTCATCTTAAACTTCTGCAAAGCCAACTTCATAGTCCAAAATGGAAACGGTGCTCAGCGGGGCGATGTAGAGAAGTTGTCAAGTAGTACCCAAACACCTCATTCATTCAGAACACACATTGGGTCTACTCAAGTCCTACATGTACatacaaatcaataaaaaaaacacaaactatGTAAAATATCATATAATTTATAAATATGAACGCACTGTCAATAGATAAAAGGGTCAGAATATCAAGtaaaccgttttttttttcccctttcactcACAATCGGCAAGGAACAATCATCCTTACAAGCTTCTGGATAAGAGCTACAATTTACTACATGACAAGTTTCTTCTTCAGGATTGCTTAATAATATGGACCAATGTACACACGAGATagcaatgaaaggaaaagttaaacccaacacaacacagtgtttacttgacttcaCCTGAGCACACAGCAGTTCACTAAATCAAGAACACGGAATCTTGGCTCACCTGACACACTTGCGCAAAGGTGTTGAGGttagggaggagggagacactGCCAGAGATCCAATGTTTATAAACTTGGCCGCACATGCCTTCCTTGCCCCGGGGTGGGAAAGGAAGCAGgtagggaggcaggcaggtgggGATAGAGGGTAAGACACCACAGAGCTTATTATGTCCTTAgctcctgactgactgacaggtgCGAGTCATGTTTCAAAGCCTCTGAAGCACTAAGGCGGACTTCACACCCGGGATTCACGACTCGAGACGAAAACTAAAACAGAAGAATGAAACTCGATATAAAAATGTATTCGTGGATAAGACGTATACTGTTAATCAATGTACAtcgaaatatttattaaaaactcattattttactttacatAATACATGACATATTGTACAGTGTAGGATTACTGCAGAATACAGTCGTAAGTAAAAACCACGTGAAAGAAACACCAAAAGTCTTCGTAATTGATACATGGGTTTAGTTAGGTCTCTTAAGAACACTGAATATAATATGATAATCATGAAAGTTACATTCTTAATTCACCTCATatagaaagaacaaaaacgCACACAATATGCGTATATATCGAAACTCTGTTAAGTTTACATAAATATGTACAATTATATCACAATCTGTCGATAAAGGCAGATTCAGTAGCGTATGCCTGGAAGTTCATGGGTACAGCAGTGCTGCCAAAACTTCAATCAGCGCGCCAAACATTGTTCTCTTCAGACTTCAACTTTCTTCCGCTGTCGCCAACTCTTCTTGCGGAACCTTCTGCGGCTCTTGCGTCGCTTGCGGGAACTTTCGTGTTTGAAGACAATGTTGGTAGCATCTGAGGCCAGCAGTGGATAGCGGGAAGGAGAGTGTAGGTGGGTGGCCACGTAGCCTGACACACGGCCCTCCCGCTCTAGCTCGGCAGCCTCCGCCGCCGACCACGCATGTGAGCCCACGCGGCCCATCCTCACCAAGATGGCCTCCCGCTCCCATGccctctcctccgcctcctgctTCAGCTCAGCCAGCACGCGGCTGCGGGCACGCTGCATGCGCTCTCCGTACATGATAACCAggtgggaggtgggggtggaCATGCGGATCTCATGACCGTGCTCTGTCTCCGTACTGGTCACCTCGAACACGCCTGAGAGACGCCTCAAGTGGTTCATGTCCTCCGCGGCGCGGTTGCGGCTGCTCTTGATGAAGTAGAATGTGTCAAGGCCATTGTGTGTGGAACTTACGTCTAGAATTATCGAGTTATTCAGAACTGTCCGGATAACGTCACCAACTACGCCTGTGAAATCACCCTCTCCTACTTTGGTAACAAGAACACGGCCGTCTATGTTGGAGACAAGCACGCCAGGCCCAAAGATGGACACCTGGCGGGAGATGGGTGCACTGATCCATGTCCCCATCCTGCTCTTCATATTGGAGTGGGAGAAGAAGCTGAGGTCATGCAGGTGCTTCACGCAGGCTTCATACTGACACCACAGGCCGCTCACCACCTCGGAGGTGCCCAGGTCGTCCACGTCCACCACAGGGCGGGGCTTCACCAGGGTGCTCTTGAGGTACTCTGAGCCCAGAATGCGGTTCACTCGGATCCCGTACAAATCCAGCCACTCAGACACATCTAccggagagaaaacaaacacatcaGTGATAATTTTACCAGCAAGTCCTAAATGATAAAACAAGGCACCACATGCACCCATACATCAATTAACCCACACTTATATACACAATCATCCATACACTCACCATAAAGCTTTCCCtaagactaaataaaaaaaaaaatctgaactccTAATATTGTATCATCCAGGAGAATTCAGATTTCCTCTAATACCATTTTATTAAGGAttagtgatgaggaggaggatggtgatggATAAGAAGCTGAGCAAGAGGACCATGAAACAAACCTGTGTGAGCGAGTGAAGCACCACTGACCTGTGTAGTAATGGCTGTCACGACCTGGCGGGGACACCAATGGGTTGTTGTTCATGAACCGGTACACGAAGACATCTGTCACCAGCCTCTTGGGATTTGTCAGATGTCCCCAGCGAGGCGTCATCCACTGTATGATCCTGGGATTGTATGCATGACCTCTGAAGAGAATGAGACCCGTGTGTGGCTCCCTAAACCTTCCCCATGGACCCACACCAATCTCCATGCTGGTGCCGGAGAAGTCCTTCAAGAGGCCGAAAGGTGTCCACACGAGGCTTCTGATCTGAGAGCCAAAGTGATCAAAGACGGCGAAAGGCGTTCCATTCTGGTCTGGAGCGACGTAGAACCTTCCTTCTGGCTGATCCATGGCAATGAGGTGGTTCATGTCATCGTAGAGGAGGTGAATGGTGGCACCCGTGTGGGGGTTGTGCAGGTGGGTGATGAGGTCTGGCAGGTCGGGTCTTCCGTATATAATCTGCGTGGCATTGTTCTGGTGGTCCCGGTAGACAGAAATGCGGTCCAGGTGATCGTATCCTAGAGTAAAGGACCACTTCTGCTCCCTGTCCCAGGCTGACACTAGCAAACCCTTGGTGTTATACTCAAAGTTCTGGTTGTCAATGCTGATCACAAAGCCTCGGTCGTCATACACCACGCGGTTCTCCCCGACTCTGATCACTCTGTCACACTCATCATAGGTTAGTGACTCAGTCTTATCATTCTGCTCGATGTTGCCGTTCTCGTCATAAGAGTACGTCCAATTCAGCGTGCCGTACACCTTGAGGATCTCGCCGTCGGGGGTGTAGGTAACGTTGGATCCCTCTCGTCGCCCAGCTGCCGCGATGAGTCTCTCCGATATCCTGTTGCGGTTGTCGTACTTGAGCTTCATCATAAAGGCTGTCCTCCCCTGCAGCATCATGTCCACCTCTGCCAGGCGGCCGTAGTGGTCCTGCAGGCGCGTGTTGACAAAGTCCTTATCAGGGTTCTGCAGCATCGTCTCCAGGATGTTGTTGCGGACGATCCTCAGGTCACTGATCAGATTGAGGATTCCTGTCTGGTTGTCAAAGCGAATGATCACCTCCTTCAGCGGGATGGAGTTTATGTCGCCCTCCACCCTGTGAATCCGAGCTGAAGCATCATAGATGAACTTGAGCCTCACGTTGTGCAGGTCACTCTTGGAGCCGTAGCGAAGGCGCATATCCTTGATGAGGCCAGCGTGGTAGCGGTAGTCTGTCCGCACGTCGATATGGTTGTGCTTGGTCTTGGCGGTGTGGATAAGGCCCATGTCATCGTAGGTGTATTCGGTGAAGCCTCGGCCATACAGCTCAGCACTCAGGCGCCCAGAGTCGTCATACTGATAGAGCAGCGTCCCACCCTGGCCTGGCTGAGTCATGGCCAGGATACGTCCTTGCTCATCCAGGCTAATCTGTGAGGGTGAGAGGATACAAGTCAGGCCTCTCCAAAAGCTACTACCTGTCTCTTCTCTTGTGGCTATCAAGTCTTTTCCCTGTAACTATGATTTATTTCCACTGAGTACTGTGGGTAACTTGACATCGTGAATATATGGAAATTCAGCTGGAAAAAAAGATTATCAGAGGATCCAAATTCCAGACATGTATATCTAAAGTAATGctattcagattcagattctaAGATTCTAAGATAATACAAGAAGCttaatatctatctacctgGAGAGCGATGTTGTCCTCGGGCAGAGCCAAGCGGAGTCTGTAGAAGCCAAGCAGGGTGGACACATTGAGAGTGTAAGCAGAACCCCGGGGCGTGATCACCTGCCACAGAGACCCGGCATCGTCGTACACCAGACCGAAGGACCTGCCGCTTGGATGGCTGACCTTGTGTGGCTGTCAGAGGTGGATTACTAATAAGTGCCAATACTTGCAGCGTGTGATGatggaaatatatgaaaacataAAGATAGGAACTTAGTTGTGCAAAACCTTccaacataaaaacacacacaaacacacacaattgGTATTATGTGGTTACCTTAATTATTTCTTCATCCTTGTAATCATACGTAATTCTTGCACTGTCAGCATAAGTAACAGACTTGAGGCGCATCACATGGTCATACTCGTACTGCTCAGACAGATTGCCCCGCGTCCAGCCAATGATGTGTCCCCAGTGGTCATAACTGACGTTACTTGGCACCAGTGGGGATACTGGCACCCACAGAACAGGTCTGCCCATAATGTCATAAGTAATGTTGACAAGCATCTGACCGGAGACAGAGAAAAGGGCTTCCGAAGAGGACACTGGGTCAAAGCTCAGAGTGAGGAGGTCGGCATTGTTCACTCTGAGTGTGCTGGATACCTGTGGGAAGGAGACATCGAGccatcagaaaaataaaaactcatgaTTTCATCCATCTCTTGTGAACTCATTCCTTATGCAGTCAGTATTCAATGGTGGTTGTGGAATATAACACATGCATATCAAAGCAAACACTCGTGGATTGCTCTAAGTCTGTCTAGCTGTCCAGGGCACCGCACCTTCATGCCGTTGCTGGTGGTGTGATGGCTGGCTGGCGTGTACACCCACTCGTAGCGGTTCACAGAGCTGGGGCCGATGTGTGTTTGCTGCTTGGACAGGATGGGGAACATTTCTGCTGCAATCTGGTTGGTGGACTCCAGCACACGGTAGGAGGTGCGCTCCAGAGACACCCGGTGATCCCAGTCTGTGAGTACCTGCAGTCTGCCCTCACCACCCATGTCTGTCACAGCCTCTATGGGTCCTGTGGGGGGCAGTGGTGCATCTCTAAAATATCTTTTCAATGATATTCATATACATTTCATAATTATAATGATTATGGGAAATAATGTCTTCTCATAAATGCATATAGGCATTATAACtatactgccacacacacacacacacacacacacacacacacacacacacacacacaggtcctaAAGTCTCCTTACCAGATGAGTGTGTGAGGGTGTTGCCACGCACTGTGCTCTTCACAGGGTTCTTCCCGTCTCGAGTCACGGTGACCTCAGCTCCCCGCTCACTCAGGTCAAAGTTGAGCTGGATGATCTGTCCTGTGGGGAGGACGGCCCTGGTGAGGCGGCCCTGCTCATCATAATCGTAACTGTAGGTGCGGCCGTAAGCCTCGATCTTGGAGCTGATGAGGCCGGAGGACCTGAGGCTGTTGTAGGTGAAGCTGATGTTGTAGCCATTGGGCGCCACCAGCTGCTCCAGTTTCTCAGTCATGGTCAGATGGATCTTGATGCGCTGCTTCTGTGGGGTATCAATGGCATTGACATTGCCACCTCGCTCACGCAAGATCTGGAACTTATTCCCTGCACCGTCAAAAACTCGCGACAGACGACTAACACTTGAGTGTGAGTCGTACACGAACTTGTAGATGGTCTGCCCAGTGATCAGGTTTCGGGTCTCTGTGTGCTGACCGCGACCGTTGAACAGATAGACTTCGTGGGAGTCTGGAGAGACGATCTCATAGTGCTTGCGGTCAATCAGCTTGGGAAGAACTGTGCGAACTGACCTGATGCGATAGCCTGCCTGGTCGCTGATGTGAAGAACTCCATCTGGTGTGACGGCGAtcgaggagatggagaagaataTGGCAGACTTGGCGGACACGTTGTCATACGTGAAACAGTGACAGTTAGGGTCGCGACAGTTGCACTCAGATTCAGCGCCGGCGAAAAGAGAAATACGGCCGTCACTGGTGATGATGCGGACTCTGTTAATTCTTTGAGAGTCACTTTCAGCCACGTACAGTTCACctgaagagaataagaagtggAGAACATTTAACTATGTTGTGTCAGGTTTCCAAATTGTAAATATCTTATAGCACCTATATCCTAGAAGTCCTGTAAATTGTTATATTTTGAGATGAAAGTCCAAACACTGGCTATAAAACTCTACAGATAAAGTACAagcttttctcttttaccttccGGGGAGAAAGCGATGGACTG is a window from the Scylla paramamosain isolate STU-SP2022 chromosome 26, ASM3559412v1, whole genome shotgun sequence genome containing:
- the LOC135113621 gene encoding teneurin-m-like isoform X2, whose product is MVAAGGNSLTSPYFAQHQLRLSQSSGRRFSPLRLHLDASKSSWRRCSWRCTTVVFVCVTICLAATTTFFATSQVSRWHSTEGCLDEAANPASVNVPQEKIPPPQGQGQPTPPPGNLAAADGWPPPALDPPAVFPPPRRGSQTQARPQQIAPPDGSSFSPLTLGEKLAFTLAPYGYWNLHLTLYDLTAISITITKPRGTSLGLYARRSSLPTHTQHDIMKILREGWQRDARASPTMEQVSVEQVLEAGEWFISIYNDDGDPHRVSLVINRGDWEDECPQRCHDRSEECLMCQCKAGYFGIDCSQLLCPTLCSNHGEYVAGQCKCHPGFKGKECQLRHHECEVPDCNGKGQCVGGHCHCAKGSTGEFCEKVDCPHPTCSDHGWCVNGTCVCQKGWRGADCSETDQDARQCLPDCNNHGTFNIELHTCICNHPWTGSDCSKKSCSLDCGLHGVCENDACTCEEGWKGDNCSEKLCDPRCSEHGQCKNGTCVCMTGWNGRHCTLSGCPGNCRNRGTCNARGEDGIWSCSCENGWDGPDCSAMLETLCNDGKDNDKDGLKDCEDPECCDHIACNGSQLCMSRASSPIDLLLRKQPPAATASFFEKMKFLIEDDSLQHFTHSEAFNKRRAAVVRGRVVTRAGRGIIGLRVVTNKTREGFTLTRDDGMFDIMVNGGGVVSFTLGKPPFSPKMIRVMVPWNKVVVLDDIVMTVSGSTDHSNAFHDHAQHRTTSHCPLHDYDLLRPIIMATWQNVFQGECPHADTILVESQAVQESIQIPGTDVYLVYHSSRANGYESTIRMQLTPDHIPATLRRVHLRIVLEGTLFTRVFEADPNIKFTYAWDRYNVYRQRVHGVTVALVSVGYEHASCPKIVWEHQTTRVAGNDLLISMVGGFNFNIHHTYNYHQGILQKGDGQNIYLAGQRQLVTTLLGTGEERQVMCGDRCEGEATQVPLLSPSCLAAAPDGSLYVGDFNLIHRVWPDGNVTTVTHVNETSVSYRYHMAVSPLDGTVYMSDPEAHQVLRLGATRDDPPVVVVGSGQRCLPGDKNRCGDGGLSIHARLTYPKGLAISSDGDMYIADGTNIRVVSHSVIHTIIGGHEHRSHWAPVPCNGTINMDQLHLRWPTELAISPLDGSLHILDDHMVLRVTPDNRVQVLSGRSLNCPTPPHGPPDASRTALLLNPQSIAFSPEGELYVAESDSQRINRVRIITSDGRISLFAGAESECNCRDPNCHCFTYDNVSAKSAIFFSISSIAVTPDGVLHISDQAGYRIRSVRTVLPKLIDRKHYEIVSPDSHEVYLFNGRGQHTETRNLITGQTIYKFVYDSHSSVSRLSRVFDGAGNKFQILRERGGNVNAIDTPQKQRIKIHLTMTEKLEQLVAPNGYNISFTYNSLRSSGLISSKIEAYGRTYSYDYDEQGRLTRAVLPTGQIIQLNFDLSERGAEVTVTRDGKNPVKSTVRGNTLTHSSGPIEAVTDMGGEGRLQVLTDWDHRVSLERTSYRVLESTNQIAAEMFPILSKQQTHIGPSSVNRYEWVYTPASHHTTSNGMKVSSTLRVNNADLLTLSFDPVSSSEALFSVSGQMLVNITYDIMGRPVLWVPVSPLVPSNVSYDHWGHIIGWTRGNLSEQYEYDHVMRLKSVTYADSARITYDYKDEEIIKPHKVSHPSGRSFGLVYDDAGSLWQVITPRGSAYTLNVSTLLGFYRLRLALPEDNIALQISLDEQGRILAMTQPGQGGTLLYQYDDSGRLSAELYGRGFTEYTYDDMGLIHTAKTKHNHIDVRTDYRYHAGLIKDMRLRYGSKSDLHNVRLKFIYDASARIHRVEGDINSIPLKEVIIRFDNQTGILNLISDLRIVRNNILETMLQNPDKDFVNTRLQDHYGRLAEVDMMLQGRTAFMMKLKYDNRNRISERLIAAAGRREGSNVTYTPDGEILKVYGTLNWTYSYDENGNIEQNDKTESLTYDECDRVIRVGENRVVYDDRGFVISIDNQNFEYNTKGLLVSAWDREQKWSFTLGYDHLDRISVYRDHQNNATQIIYGRPDLPDLITHLHNPHTGATIHLLYDDMNHLIAMDQPEGRFYVAPDQNGTPFAVFDHFGSQIRSLVWTPFGLLKDFSGTSMEIGVGPWGRFREPHTGLILFRGHAYNPRIIQWMTPRWGHLTNPKRLVTDVFVYRFMNNNPLVSPPGRDSHYYTDVSEWLDLYGIRVNRILGSEYLKSTLVKPRPVVDVDDLGTSEVVSGLWCQYEACVKHLHDLSFFSHSNMKSRMGTWISAPISRQVSIFGPGVLVSNIDGRVLVTKVGEGDFTGVVGDVIRTVLNNSIILDVSSTHNGLDTFYFIKSSRNRAAEDMNHLRRLSGVFEVTSTETEHGHEIRMSTPTSHLVIMYGERMQRARSRVLAELKQEAEERAWEREAILVRMGRVGSHAWSAAEAAELEREGRVSGYVATHLHSPSRYPLLASDATNIVFKHESSRKRRKSRRRFRKKSWRQRKKVEV
- the LOC135113621 gene encoding teneurin-m-like isoform X4 encodes the protein MKILREGWQRDARASPTMEQVSVEQVLEAGEWFISIYNDDGDPHRVSLVINRGDWEDECPQRCHDRSEECLMCQCKAGYFGIDCSQLLCPTLCSNHGEYVAGQCKCHPGFKGKECQLRHHECEVPDCNGKGQCVGGHCHCAKGSTGEFCEKVDCPHPTCSDHGWCVNGTCVCQKGWRGADCSETDQDARQCLPDCNNHGTFNIELHTCICNHPWTGSDCSKKSCSLDCGLHGVCENDACTCEEGWKGDNCSEKLCDPRCSEHGQCKNGTCVCMTGWNGRHCTLSGCPGNCRNRGTCNARGEDGIWSCSCENGWDGPDCSAMLETLCNDGKDNDKDGLKDCEDPECCDHIACNGSQLCMSRASSPIDLLLRKQPPAATASFFEKMKFLIEDDSLQHFTHSEAFNKSILWNYFHPRRAAVVRGRVVTRAGRGIIGLRVVTNKTREGFTLTRDDGMFDIMVNGGGVVSFTLGKPPFSPKMIRVMVPWNKVVVLDDIVMTVSGSTDHSNAFHDHAQHRTTSHCPLHDYDLLRPIIMATWQNVFQGECPHADTILVESQAVQESIQIPGTDVYLVYHSSRANGYESTIRMQLTPDHIPATLRRVHLRIVLEGTLFTRVFEADPNIKFTYAWDRYNVYRQRVHGVTVALVSVGYEHASCPKIVWEHQTTRVAGNDLLISMVGGFNFNIHHTYNYHQGILQKGDGQNIYLAGQRQLVTTLLGTGEERQVMCGDRCEGEATQVPLLSPSCLAAAPDGSLYVGDFNLIHRVWPDGNVTTVTHVNETSVSYRYHMAVSPLDGTVYMSDPEAHQVLRLGATRDDPPVVVVGSGQRCLPGDKNRCGDGGLSIHARLTYPKGLAISSDGDMYIADGTNIRVVSHSVIHTIIGGHEHRSHWAPVPCNGTINMDQLHLRWPTELAISPLDGSLHILDDHMVLRVTPDNRVQVLSGRSLNCPTPPHGPPDASRTALLLNPQSIAFSPEGELYVAESDSQRINRVRIITSDGRISLFAGAESECNCRDPNCHCFTYDNVSAKSAIFFSISSIAVTPDGVLHISDQAGYRIRSVRTVLPKLIDRKHYEIVSPDSHEVYLFNGRGQHTETRNLITGQTIYKFVYDSHSSVSRLSRVFDGAGNKFQILRERGGNVNAIDTPQKQRIKIHLTMTEKLEQLVAPNGYNISFTYNSLRSSGLISSKIEAYGRTYSYDYDEQGRLTRAVLPTGQIIQLNFDLSERGAEVTVTRDGKNPVKSTVRGNTLTHSSGPIEAVTDMGGEGRLQVLTDWDHRVSLERTSYRVLESTNQIAAEMFPILSKQQTHIGPSSVNRYEWVYTPASHHTTSNGMKVSSTLRVNNADLLTLSFDPVSSSEALFSVSGQMLVNITYDIMGRPVLWVPVSPLVPSNVSYDHWGHIIGWTRGNLSEQYEYDHVMRLKSVTYADSARITYDYKDEEIIKPHKVSHPSGRSFGLVYDDAGSLWQVITPRGSAYTLNVSTLLGFYRLRLALPEDNIALQISLDEQGRILAMTQPGQGGTLLYQYDDSGRLSAELYGRGFTEYTYDDMGLIHTAKTKHNHIDVRTDYRYHAGLIKDMRLRYGSKSDLHNVRLKFIYDASARIHRVEGDINSIPLKEVIIRFDNQTGILNLISDLRIVRNNILETMLQNPDKDFVNTRLQDHYGRLAEVDMMLQGRTAFMMKLKYDNRNRISERLIAAAGRREGSNVTYTPDGEILKVYGTLNWTYSYDENGNIEQNDKTESLTYDECDRVIRVGENRVVYDDRGFVISIDNQNFEYNTKGLLVSAWDREQKWSFTLGYDHLDRISVYRDHQNNATQIIYGRPDLPDLITHLHNPHTGATIHLLYDDMNHLIAMDQPEGRFYVAPDQNGTPFAVFDHFGSQIRSLVWTPFGLLKDFSGTSMEIGVGPWGRFREPHTGLILFRGHAYNPRIIQWMTPRWGHLTNPKRLVTDVFVYRFMNNNPLVSPPGRDSHYYTDVSEWLDLYGIRVNRILGSEYLKSTLVKPRPVVDVDDLGTSEVVSGLWCQYEACVKHLHDLSFFSHSNMKSRMGTWISAPISRQVSIFGPGVLVSNIDGRVLVTKVGEGDFTGVVGDVIRTVLNNSIILDVSSTHNGLDTFYFIKSSRNRAAEDMNHLRRLSGVFEVTSTETEHGHEIRMSTPTSHLVIMYGERMQRARSRVLAELKQEAEERAWEREAILVRMGRVGSHAWSAAEAAELEREGRVSGYVATHLHSPSRYPLLASDATNIVFKHESSRKRRKSRRRFRKKSWRQRKKVEV